A genome region from Triticum aestivum cultivar Chinese Spring chromosome 2B, IWGSC CS RefSeq v2.1, whole genome shotgun sequence includes the following:
- the LOC123041496 gene encoding protein NRT1/ PTR FAMILY 6.4: MVSTGGFDDNAVCEGLVVDFKGRPVDKSRVGGWFGAGLILVTELAERVCVMGISMNLVTYLTGDMHLSSAKSANIITNFMGTLNLLALLGGFIADAKFGRYRTIAVSATITAVGVSLLAASTAVPGMRPPRCAAAAGGEARARAAGCVAASGGQLGMLYAALYTIAAGAGGLKANVSGFGTDQFDGRDPREERAMLYFFNRFYFCISLGSLFAVTVLVYVQDNLGRAWGYGVAAAAMAAAVAVFAAGAPRYRYHRPQGSPLAVIGRVLWGAWRNRRLPCPADASELRGFHEANVPHTDRLRCLDKAAIAEADLTTAVTVTEVEEVKMVVKLLPMWSTCILFWTIYSQMTTFSIQQAEQMDRRAGGRFVVPAGSLSVFLFLSVLLFTALNERLLVPLAARLTRRPQGLTSLQRVAAGLVLATLGMAVSALVEKKRRDASNGSGGVAVSALWLVPQFFLVGAGEAFAYVGQLEFFIREAPERMKSMSTGLFLATLAMGFFLSSLLVLAVDAATRGAWIRGHLDDGRLDLFYWMLAVLGMANFAVFLVFASRHQYKRTRPDAATTELP; this comes from the exons ATG GTTTCTACCGGCGGCTTCGACGACAATGCCGTCTGCGAAGGTCTGGTGGTGGATTTCAAGGGCAGGCCGGTGGACAAGTCCCGCGTCGGGGGATGGTTCGGAGCCGGCCTCATCCTAG TCACGGAGTTGGCGGAGCGGGTGTGCGTGATGGGCATCTCGATGAACCTCGTGACGTACCTCACCGGCGACATGCACCTCTCCAGCGCCAAGTCGGCAAACATCATCACCAACTTCATGGGCACGCTCAACCTCCTCGCCCTCCTCGGTGGCTTCATAGCCGACGCCAAGTTCGGCCGCTACCGCACCATCGCCGTCTCGGCAACCATCACCGCCGTC GGCGTGAGCCTGCTTGCGGCAAGCACGGCGGTGCCAGGGATGCGGCCCCCACGGTgcgccgcggcggcgggcggcgaggcccGGGCCCGCGCGGCCGGGTGCGTGGCGGCGAGCGGCGGGCAGCTCGGGATGCTGTACGCGGCGCTGTACACGATCGCGGCCGGCGCGGGCGGGCTGAAGGCGAACGTGTCCGGGTTCGGGACGGACCAGTTCGACGGGCGCGACCCGCGGGAGGAGCGGGCCATGCTCTACTTCTTCAACCGCTTCTACTTCTGCATCAGCCTCGGCTCGCTCTTCGCGGTCACCGTGCTGGTGTACGTGCAGGACAACCTCGGCCGAGCCTGGGGGTACGGCGTGGCGGCCGCCGCGATGGCCGCTGCGGTGGCGGTGTTTGCGGCCGGCGCACCGAGGTACCGGTACCACAGGCCGCAGGGGAGCCCGCTCGCAGTGATCGGCCGCGTGCTGTGGGGCGCGTGGCGGAACCGGAGGCTGCCGTGCCCGGCTGATGCTAGCGAGCTCCGCGGCTTCCACGAGGCCAATGTGCCACACACGGACAGGCTTAG GTGTCTGGACAAAGCGGCCATCGCGGAGGCCGATCTGACGACGGCGGTGACGGTGACGGAGGTGGAGgaggtgaagatggtggtgaagctTCTCCCCATGTGGTCCACGTGCATACTCTTCTGGACCATCTACTCCCAGATGACCACCTTCTCCATCCAGCAGGCCGAGCAGATGGACCGCCGGGCCGGCGGCCGCTTCGTCGTCCCGGCGGGCTCGCTCTCCGTGTTCCTCTTCCTCTCCGTCCTGCTCTTCACCGCGCTCAACGAGCGCCTCCTGGTCCCTCTGGCGGCCCGCCTGACGCGGCGCCCGCAGGGCCTCACCTCTCTCCAGCGCGTGGCCGCGGGGCTCGTCCTCGCCACGCTCGGCATGGCCGTCTCCGCGCTCGTCGAGAAGAAACGCAGGGACGCCTCGAACGGCAGCGGCGGCGTCGCCGTGAGCGCGCTCTGGCTGGTGCCGCAGTTCTTCCTGGTGGGCGCCGGCGAGGCGTTCGCCTACGTGGGGCAGCTGGAGTTCTTCATCCGGGAGGCCCCCGAGCGGATGAAGTCCATGAGCACGGGCCTGTTCCTGGCGACGCTGGCCATGGGGTTCTTCCTGAGCAGCCTCCTCGTGCTCGCCGTCGACGCCGCCACGCGGGGCGCGTGGATACGAGGTCACCTGGACGACGGGAGGCTGGACCTCTTCTACTGGATGCTGGCGGTGCTCGGGATGGCCAACTTCGCGGTGTTCTTGGTGTTCGCTAGCCGGCACCAGTACAAACGCACCAGGCCGGACGCGGCGACCACGGAGCTGCCTTGA